Proteins found in one Balnearium lithotrophicum genomic segment:
- a CDS encoding sulfite exporter TauE/SafE family protein, whose product MVSGPVIGAVSFVASFIFALGGVGAAVVIIPILVFLGVPFSVARPAGLFANFCSMTSATIHNLKEGLLDFRLGIPIVVSSVIASPIGAYTSHLLPERIVGIAFTLFLFFAGAMVYIPKKEVFEEKSSLVYPTFVGALAGFLSGLLGVGGGGVISPMLIIAGYHPKKVASVTPFTVLFSSFTGFLAYWKLGSVDWKIVLWAAIPAVIAGYLGAFITHRYLKPSHVKKLLGIIFFLLGIKFLLKFI is encoded by the coding sequence ATGGTAAGCGGCCCGGTCATTGGAGCAGTTTCATTTGTAGCTTCTTTCATATTTGCCCTCGGTGGCGTTGGAGCAGCTGTAGTAATTATTCCCATTTTAGTATTCTTAGGGGTTCCATTCTCAGTTGCCAGACCTGCAGGACTCTTTGCAAACTTCTGCTCAATGACTTCTGCAACTATCCATAACCTAAAGGAAGGCTTGTTAGACTTTCGACTCGGAATACCTATAGTTGTTTCCTCAGTAATTGCTTCTCCGATTGGAGCCTATACCTCCCACCTACTTCCCGAAAGAATCGTAGGGATTGCCTTTACACTCTTTCTCTTCTTTGCAGGAGCAATGGTTTACATACCTAAAAAGGAGGTATTTGAGGAGAAAAGTAGCCTGGTTTATCCAACCTTCGTTGGAGCTCTTGCCGGCTTCCTTTCGGGACTACTTGGAGTTGGAGGAGGAGGAGTAATCTCTCCAATGCTCATAATTGCCGGATACCATCCAAAGAAGGTAGCTTCAGTTACACCTTTTACTGTCCTATTTTCATCCTTTACAGGTTTTCTTGCCTACTGGAAATTAGGGAGTGTCGATTGGAAAATAGTTCTTTGGGCTGCCATTCCAGCTGTTATTGCTGGATACCTTGGAGCTTTTATCACCCACAGGTATTTAAAGCCCTCTCACGTAAAGAAACTATTAGGGATTATATTTTTCCTTTTAGGAATTAAGTTCCTGTTAAAATTCATCTAA
- a CDS encoding rhodanese-like domain-containing protein: MELREFVSQFDLKGVLEKEPKISLDGFLEKWQNGEAILLDVRTNEEQALTPLTAFGIHIPLNELPERLSEVPKDKLVCTLCPGKIRATIALCYLVSEGFENVKVLNSSPSEIVDKMKPPVVSKLRK, encoded by the coding sequence ATGGAATTGAGGGAATTTGTATCCCAGTTTGACCTTAAAGGAGTTTTGGAGAAGGAACCAAAAATCTCCCTTGATGGATTCCTTGAGAAGTGGCAGAACGGAGAGGCAATTCTTTTGGATGTAAGAACAAATGAGGAACAGGCTTTAACTCCACTAACGGCATTTGGAATTCACATTCCTTTAAACGAGCTTCCCGAAAGGCTCTCAGAAGTTCCAAAGGACAAGTTGGTGTGTACACTCTGTCCTGGAAAAATAAGGGCTACAATAGCCCTCTGCTATTTAGTTTCAGAGGGTTTTGAAAACGTTAAAGTTCTCAACTCATCTCCTTCAGAAATTGTTGATAAAATGAAACCACCAGTAGTATCAAAATTGAGGAAGTAA
- a CDS encoding ArsR/SmtB family transcription factor, producing the protein MEFERFVEALKVLSDETRIRILKLLEKSPAYLCQITAVLGFSPSTVSAHMVKLKHFGFVSEKREGTKVLFSLSEPEDENLRKVMASILEKAESFPSVLEDRQKFKESTLDRVCPPGGIVGKKKSRRGS; encoded by the coding sequence TTGGAATTTGAAAGGTTTGTTGAAGCTTTAAAGGTTCTTTCAGACGAAACGAGAATAAGAATTCTCAAACTTTTGGAGAAAAGCCCGGCCTACCTGTGTCAGATAACGGCAGTGCTGGGCTTTTCCCCTTCAACAGTTTCTGCTCACATGGTAAAACTTAAACACTTCGGTTTTGTTAGTGAAAAAAGGGAAGGAACTAAGGTTCTCTTCTCCCTTTCTGAGCCGGAGGACGAGAATTTAAGAAAAGTAATGGCCTCGATTTTGGAAAAGGCCGAGAGTTTTCCCTCTGTTCTTGAGGATAGGCAGAAGTTTAAGGAATCGACCCTTGACAGGGTCTGCCCTCCCGGAGGAATTGTTGGAAAGAAGAAAAGCCGAAGAGGTAGTTAA
- a CDS encoding carbonic anhydrase produces MERRKAEEVVKEILLDNETFVSDRGREFFEDHIEEQHPTVTLVTCSDSRVHPTVLSREVMNRVFVIRNIGNQIENSLGSVDYGVFHLKTPVLLILGHVNCGAIKAFLEGYEDERESIRGELDHLCIPVSRFKRTGDFNSDWLRAIEENVNWQVRIALERYGILIRRNLLVVLGAIYDFANVYGKGYGRIVLKSVNGIRDREGILKHGALSLIPQELRKNFV; encoded by the coding sequence TTGGAAAGAAGAAAAGCCGAAGAGGTAGTTAAGGAAATCCTTTTAGACAATGAAACCTTTGTTTCAGATAGGGGAAGGGAATTTTTTGAGGACCATATAGAAGAACAGCATCCCACTGTAACATTGGTAACCTGTTCTGATTCAAGGGTTCATCCCACAGTTCTTTCCAGGGAAGTAATGAATAGGGTTTTTGTCATTAGAAACATAGGAAATCAGATAGAGAACTCCTTAGGCTCTGTAGACTACGGAGTCTTTCACCTTAAAACGCCCGTTCTTCTCATTTTAGGTCACGTCAACTGTGGGGCTATAAAGGCATTTTTAGAGGGTTATGAGGATGAGAGGGAAAGCATAAGGGGAGAGCTTGATCACTTATGTATTCCCGTTTCAAGGTTTAAAAGGACAGGGGACTTTAACAGTGATTGGCTAAGGGCTATTGAGGAGAATGTAAATTGGCAGGTTAGAATTGCCCTTGAAAGATACGGAATTTTAATAAGGAGAAATCTCCTTGTCGTTCTTGGTGCTATCTATGATTTTGCAAATGTCTACGGTAAGGGTTACGGAAGGATTGTTTTAAAATCTGTGAACGGAATTAGGGACAGGGAGGGGATTTTAAAACATGGAGCTCTCTCCTTAATTCCCCAGGAACTAAGGAAAAATTTTGTTTAA
- a CDS encoding GDP-mannose 4,6-dehydratase produces the protein MKKVLLTGAAGFIGSKVAEKLLEKGYKVIGVDNLNDYYDPKLKEYRLRKLSENKNFVFYRVDIENRGALRVIFQEKKPEGVINLAARAGVRYSIENPFVYETTNSLGTLNLLELMREFGIKKFVLASTSSLYAGQPMPFKEDLPVNTPISPYAASKKAAEVMSYTYHYLYGFDVTVVRYFTVYGPAGRPDMCIFRFIKWIDEGEPITVYGDGTQSRDFTYVDDIAEGTIKAYETETGYEIINLGGNHPHQLNEVIELIEKFLGKKAEIVYKPFHKADLKATWADIEKARKILGWEPNVPLEEGLKRTVEWHIENREFVRTIPLP, from the coding sequence ATGAAAAAGGTTTTACTTACCGGAGCAGCAGGGTTTATAGGAAGCAAAGTTGCCGAGAAGCTCTTGGAAAAGGGATACAAAGTGATTGGAGTGGATAACTTAAACGACTACTACGACCCAAAGTTAAAGGAGTACAGATTAAGGAAGTTGAGTGAAAATAAAAATTTCGTTTTCTACAGGGTTGATATTGAAAACAGGGGAGCTCTAAGGGTAATCTTTCAAGAAAAGAAACCGGAAGGAGTCATAAACCTTGCAGCGAGGGCTGGAGTTAGATACAGCATTGAAAATCCCTTCGTTTACGAAACGACAAACTCACTTGGAACGCTGAACCTCCTTGAACTTATGAGGGAGTTTGGAATTAAAAAGTTTGTTCTCGCTTCAACATCATCACTGTATGCAGGTCAACCTATGCCGTTTAAGGAGGACCTACCTGTAAATACCCCCATTTCCCCCTATGCAGCAAGTAAAAAGGCTGCAGAGGTTATGTCCTATACGTACCACTATCTGTACGGATTTGACGTTACCGTTGTAAGGTACTTTACAGTCTACGGACCTGCAGGAAGGCCCGACATGTGCATATTCAGGTTTATTAAGTGGATAGATGAAGGAGAACCTATAACTGTTTACGGAGATGGAACCCAGAGCAGGGACTTTACGTACGTTGACGACATAGCAGAGGGAACTATCAAAGCCTACGAAACCGAAACTGGATACGAAATTATCAACTTAGGGGGCAACCATCCCCACCAGCTGAATGAGGTTATTGAACTCATTGAAAAGTTTTTAGGAAAGAAGGCGGAAATTGTATACAAACCGTTCCACAAGGCTGACCTCAAGGCAACGTGGGCTGACATTGAAAAGGCAAGGAAAATCTTAGGCTGGGAACCAAACGTTCCATTAGAGGAGGGACTAAAGAGAACTGTAGAGTGGCACATTGAAAACAGGGAATTTGTCAGAACAATTCCCCTACCTTAA
- the smc gene encoding chromosome segregation protein SMC, with product MIRSLRLKGFKSFADETEIRFTEGINCIVGPNGCGKSNIVDALKWIVGVTSAKGMRADNIRDLVFKGTESRRPSRSAEVSVVVSSRDLTVPETEVTRRIKSDGDSDFLINGKKVRLKDIQELFSKLGISNRDYAFFEQGQIDRVLRMKPSERKALIDEAAGITPFKERREETLRQLGEAEQNLESTRGIIDEVAKNLRVLKSQAEKAKKFKELREKEKKLELSLYGFKLKRVQEEKSKLEGILKVFQEDRASLERERALLEVEIEDRRRELEELNREVEGTRSELYEVEKSKKEASVKGEFLKKEIERLEGEIEKKREEIEKKLSKISILKDEIEELGSKERKLVKKLSILEKREREIKGNLDKLKAERERLEEIEISTSRKISSINSQVSKLQLDLAREEERFKSQSALLKRIPLEKQELEKERKYYASQIDRIEEKIENLKSEISQIEEKLSEKKSELRDEEERFEDFKEKLEEKRRELLKLNTEIENTERIVSSMNLKKVEQKIVESGREGKVKGFLGLLLNFLEVEPGWERLVENYVRQFGAGIVLECAGDVVWVKNRIRGKGRINLLFSSVPEVPDSPEIEGALPVEKFLKVKDSKVKNLVKALFHKVYYSPEAAPKLAEKYPDSVFIDGDFNVFSAKGCIVGKGREFSFLELERELKLKRELVRKIAEELGELSNRRSDYATEIERVREIIDDLKGELQKRRMELFESESKLKEMRNRLREVERRESELLEKYERAKESIGSFERRKKVFEDKISKLNEEKTSLIAKLGELKRKREEVEGEYDRLREELSKERSESSVLIEKLSSLREKLKSKEGFLRNLQREISNLEKSLERDREEFKRAKEELLKTEELLSGVDEAITDIKEELRRLEEKRGELLEILGNKERALKQRQRDLSEVSKKLKEAEVKLAKLTVQEEELLGKIVEIDGSVSEALELSEGVESEEELRRELTNLKEKISRMGAVNMLAVEEYEKIKERYGFILQQEKDLIESIKNLKEALKKLDEEIEKKFFETYKKLNKHFRETVERVFNGGKGRLILTSEKLSEAGLEIEVKPPGKRHANINLLSGGERTLVAIAFLYSLYSVRPAPFVVLDEVDAALDDVNTLRFTELLKQMAEETQVIVVTHNKLTMEAADSIYGITMEVPGISKVIGVSFEAIST from the coding sequence TTGATTAGAAGTTTAAGGTTGAAGGGATTTAAATCCTTTGCAGATGAAACAGAGATAAGGTTTACAGAGGGTATTAACTGCATTGTAGGACCGAACGGCTGCGGAAAGAGCAACATTGTTGATGCCCTAAAGTGGATAGTTGGGGTTACTTCAGCAAAGGGAATGAGAGCTGACAACATAAGGGATTTAGTCTTTAAGGGAACGGAAAGCAGAAGGCCATCGAGGAGCGCTGAAGTTTCCGTTGTTGTCTCATCAAGGGATTTAACAGTTCCGGAGACGGAGGTAACGAGGAGAATAAAGTCTGACGGTGATAGTGATTTTCTCATAAATGGTAAAAAGGTAAGGTTAAAGGACATTCAGGAGCTCTTTTCAAAGTTAGGAATCTCAAACAGGGACTACGCCTTTTTTGAGCAGGGGCAGATTGACAGAGTTTTGAGAATGAAGCCCTCTGAAAGGAAGGCTCTCATAGATGAAGCTGCAGGAATTACTCCATTTAAGGAGAGGAGAGAGGAAACTTTAAGACAGCTTGGAGAGGCCGAGCAGAATCTTGAGAGTACGAGGGGAATAATTGATGAGGTTGCAAAGAACCTGAGGGTTCTCAAAAGTCAGGCAGAAAAGGCTAAAAAATTTAAGGAACTCAGAGAAAAGGAGAAGAAATTAGAACTTTCTCTTTACGGATTTAAGCTCAAAAGGGTTCAGGAGGAGAAGTCAAAGTTAGAGGGTATTCTAAAGGTTTTCCAAGAGGATAGGGCATCTTTGGAGAGGGAGAGAGCTCTCTTAGAGGTAGAGATTGAGGATAGGAGAAGGGAATTAGAGGAGTTAAACAGAGAGGTTGAAGGGACGAGAAGTGAGCTTTACGAGGTGGAGAAGAGTAAAAAGGAAGCTTCTGTTAAGGGAGAGTTTCTAAAGAAGGAAATTGAGAGATTGGAAGGTGAAATTGAAAAGAAAAGGGAGGAAATTGAGAAAAAATTAAGCAAAATTTCCATTCTAAAGGACGAGATTGAAGAACTTGGTTCCAAAGAGAGGAAACTCGTTAAAAAACTCTCTATTTTGGAAAAGAGGGAGAGGGAAATTAAAGGGAACTTGGATAAGCTAAAGGCTGAAAGGGAGAGGTTGGAGGAGATAGAAATTTCAACTTCACGGAAAATTTCCTCGATAAACTCTCAGGTAAGTAAACTCCAGTTGGACCTTGCAAGAGAGGAGGAGAGATTTAAATCACAATCTGCCCTTTTAAAGAGAATTCCTTTAGAGAAACAGGAGTTGGAAAAGGAAAGGAAATACTACGCATCCCAAATAGATAGGATTGAGGAAAAAATAGAGAATTTAAAAAGTGAAATTTCTCAGATTGAAGAAAAACTCAGTGAAAAGAAGAGTGAACTGAGGGACGAAGAGGAGAGGTTTGAGGACTTTAAAGAGAAGTTGGAGGAAAAGAGGAGGGAGCTCCTTAAACTAAATACCGAGATTGAGAACACTGAAAGAATAGTATCGTCCATGAACTTAAAGAAAGTTGAGCAGAAGATAGTTGAGAGTGGAAGAGAGGGGAAAGTAAAGGGATTTTTAGGACTCCTTCTGAATTTCTTAGAGGTTGAACCCGGCTGGGAGAGGTTGGTTGAAAATTACGTTCGTCAATTTGGAGCTGGTATTGTCTTAGAATGTGCAGGTGACGTTGTCTGGGTGAAGAATAGGATAAGGGGAAAGGGAAGAATTAATCTACTGTTCTCTTCTGTACCGGAAGTTCCAGACTCTCCCGAAATTGAGGGAGCTCTCCCCGTTGAAAAATTCTTAAAAGTGAAGGACAGTAAGGTAAAAAACTTGGTAAAAGCCCTATTCCACAAGGTTTACTACTCACCTGAGGCTGCACCAAAATTGGCAGAGAAATATCCAGATTCCGTTTTTATCGATGGTGACTTTAACGTTTTCTCTGCAAAGGGATGTATTGTAGGAAAGGGAAGAGAATTTTCATTTTTGGAGCTTGAAAGGGAGTTGAAATTAAAGAGGGAGCTTGTTAGGAAAATAGCAGAAGAATTAGGGGAGCTTTCCAATAGGAGGAGTGATTACGCAACTGAAATTGAGAGAGTAAGGGAGATAATTGACGACCTGAAGGGGGAGCTCCAGAAGAGGAGAATGGAGCTCTTTGAATCTGAATCAAAGCTGAAAGAGATGAGGAACAGGCTTAGAGAGGTTGAAAGGAGAGAGAGTGAACTCCTTGAAAAGTATGAGAGGGCTAAGGAGAGTATAGGGTCCTTTGAAAGGAGGAAGAAGGTATTTGAGGACAAAATTTCAAAGCTAAATGAGGAAAAAACCTCCCTAATTGCGAAGTTGGGGGAGTTAAAGAGAAAAAGGGAGGAGGTTGAAGGGGAATACGACAGGTTAAGGGAGGAGCTCTCAAAGGAGAGGTCCGAATCTTCAGTCTTAATTGAAAAGCTCTCCTCCCTCAGGGAAAAATTAAAGTCAAAGGAGGGATTCTTAAGGAACCTTCAGAGGGAGATTTCAAACTTGGAAAAGTCGTTAGAGAGGGATAGAGAGGAGTTTAAAAGGGCAAAGGAGGAACTTTTAAAGACAGAGGAACTCCTTTCTGGGGTTGATGAGGCTATAACCGACATTAAAGAGGAACTGAGAAGGCTTGAGGAAAAAAGGGGAGAGCTCTTAGAGATATTGGGAAACAAGGAGAGAGCTCTAAAGCAGAGACAAAGGGATTTGTCTGAAGTTTCAAAGAAACTGAAGGAGGCCGAAGTAAAGCTTGCCAAGCTGACGGTTCAGGAGGAGGAGCTCCTTGGTAAGATTGTTGAAATTGATGGCTCTGTTTCTGAGGCTTTGGAGCTCTCTGAAGGTGTAGAAAGTGAGGAGGAGTTAAGAAGGGAGCTCACAAACTTAAAGGAGAAAATAAGCAGAATGGGTGCAGTTAACATGCTTGCCGTTGAGGAGTACGAAAAAATTAAGGAGAGGTACGGATTCATCCTCCAGCAGGAAAAGGACTTGATTGAATCTATTAAAAATCTGAAGGAAGCCCTCAAAAAGCTTGATGAGGAGATAGAGAAGAAGTTCTTTGAAACCTACAAAAAGTTGAATAAGCACTTTAGAGAAACTGTTGAGAGGGTTTTCAACGGAGGTAAGGGTAGGCTCATCTTAACCTCTGAAAAGCTATCGGAAGCCGGACTTGAAATTGAGGTTAAGCCTCCAGGAAAGAGACACGCAAATATAAATCTCCTATCGGGAGGAGAGAGAACCTTAGTTGCAATAGCCTTCCTCTATTCCCTCTACTCTGTAAGGCCGGCTCCGTTCGTTGTTTTGGACGAGGTGGATGCAGCCCTTGACGATGTCAATACTCTAAGGTTTACAGAACTTCTGAAACAGATGGCGGAGGAGACTCAGGTTATCGTTGTAACCCACAACAAGCTGACT